The window AATTCCTTAAAAACTCTGGCCAAAGATCTTCCGAGTGTCATATTACCTCTACCTTACCTAAAATATCTCTTATATTTTTACAATCAATCATAGCAAAAACTTTATCATTATAGAAGAAGCCCTACAGTGATTTATGGTTAACAAATCCTTAGCACTATCTTCAAATTGTTTTGTTCTAAGGAAAGATTGTGATACAGATTTATTTGTGTAATTTTGCTTATATTTGATTTCCTCTTTAAAGAGTTTCAACAAATATATTCTTTACGTTTTACTCTAAAAATTCCAATAATTGGTTGAACCTATTAAAAATATCGTTCCTAACATCATCAATATATTCATCTAGTCCATTTTCCCGTTCAACCATTAAACAACCAGGGCTTGTTCTTCTTTTAAAATACTCTTTTATATTTATAAATTCATTTAAAAAATACCCGCTATCATAATAATGATGAATTTCTTTCAAAATAACATCCAAATCTTCAGCATATCTCAAAATAAAATACATATAATATAAATCTTTCGCTTGTTTCGCTTTATTCTCTCTGTCTATAAATGTTACTCCTTTATGATATAAAAATGCAGAGGGCTTTGGACATTTAATAGTGTAAATATTTTTACGCTTACCACCTTTGATTTTTAGTAAAATGTTATTTTTTATTAAAAAATCAAACTTTGCAATCTTATTAACACTTATTTTTGTTCCAAGTAAGTTTTCTAATTTCTTAACATTTACATTAGAATCAACTATAAACTCAACAGGTATGACGCCCTTTTTGTAAAAAGCAACAGGAAATATTTTTCCTATTTTTATATGATGTTGTTCATAATCTAATGAAGATAATATTTGATATATATTTTGATGATATATTTTATTGCTTTTTTCACTTAATCCAAAATCAATATCTACTGTTGTAATCGGCTCTATTGAAATATTTCTCCATAAAAAGTTGCTATACAAATAAGCTAACCAGCCACCTACAACAACAAGATCATCTAAATATTCTTTTAAATCTGCAAGTACTTCAAAAAATAATAACTCAGAATTGTGTAAATCAAGCAAGTTCTACTCCTTTTGTTAATAATAAATTTTTTAAATATTCTGCATGTTCTCTTCCTCGCGGCTGAAAGTTATATAAATCCAAATATAATTGCAGATTTGAGGCAACTGAATAACCCCCTATTTTTTGGATTTCGTTAAATATACTATTCCGGTAAAAGGGGTCTACAAAATGGATATTACCTCCTTGAACCAACTCTTTTAACCCTAAGTCCTGTCTAATTTTTAAAATATCTTTCTTCCAGCTTTTAGTTTTTATATATAAATAAATATCTGTTGTTCTAACAAAAGACGTAATTAGGTTAGCACCTGGATGCAGCGTTAAGGCATATTCCTGCTCTTTTAATACTGATTTAATTTTTTTAAGAATATTCTTATCCGGGGAATAATAGGATTC of the Atribacterota bacterium genome contains:
- a CDS encoding GSU2403 family nucleotidyltransferase fold protein, with translation MLDLHNSELLFFEVLADLKEYLDDLVVVGGWLAYLYSNFLWRNISIEPITTVDIDFGLSEKSNKIYHQNIYQILSSLDYEQHHIKIGKIFPVAFYKKGVIPVEFIVDSNVNVKKLENLLGTKISVNKIAKFDFLIKNNILLKIKGGKRKNIYTIKCPKPSAFLYHKGVTFIDRENKAKQAKDLYYMYFILRYAEDLDVILKEIHHYYDSGYFLNEFINIKEYFKRRTSPGCLMVERENGLDEYIDDVRNDIFNRFNQLLEFLE